Proteins encoded by one window of Anaerosalibacter sp. Marseille-P3206:
- a CDS encoding penicillin-binding protein 1A: protein MSEDNKKKSDETRKKKTKKKKNGLKIFLLILLMVIVIGIGAVVGMVIAIAKDAPDIDPTNIESLLTQTSFILDENGNVIEKIQSEKNEYRTIVELSKMPKHLQNAFIAIEDERFRTHIGVDPKGIIKSTIDNVKAGHIVRGASTITQQLAKNLYLTNEKKLDRKIKEAYLSLQIEKVLTKDQILEAYLNRIYLGQGAYGVQAAAQTYFSKNVDELTVAESALLAGIIKSPSRYSPYQTIKPDDFNSDTHAEIGQIDILGEKYIAIYNDESIKRQKLVLNKMKELGMITEVEYNEALNQNIKESLKPGEKKITGISSYFTDFVKYQAINEMVNQLGYTREQAEEELYTGGLKIYSTMDVNMQHKIEGIYNNFTEVLLGNPEKINAPALVSWRLDKSGNIIDDRNNIVFYKQENLFDENYNLLVEKGTFELIDSNLVLKNKKFTPYKNNIDIGDYYTIDGKKNLVTHSVGSLTLSENAFTLGENKEIIISSKFLSEKSDFYSIDGNGNLLIKSDYFFRSKDGIVQPQSATVVMDYRTGHIKALVGGRDIKGNKLLNRATSSQRQPGSSIKPIAVYLPALDNGFTAATPIDDIPFHNEAGEIWPKNWNKSYAGITSLRRSVEQSVNVNSVKTLEAIGINTSMEYLSRLGIIDPDHPENDSFVSRSENKVNNDENLSALGLGGMTKGLTPLEMTAAYGAIANSGTYIEPIAFTKILDKNGNTLLENTPNKNKVVSPEIAFVMSDILRTTVTNGLAGRAKMPNMPVAGKTGTTQDQADIWFVGYTPYYVTGVWIGNDSPKIKLSQGSRKAVEFWKTIMTDIHENLETKNFERPENIVSVSVCSQSGKIPSDLCSKDPRGSTIITEIFAKGTEPKEKCDVHIELTIDKETNKIANEYCPEDSVESRVFIKRNPPYNPENHGGIVPKDYIYTAPTKTCDVHNQENTINDWLDNLLDDEDENKDKNEDGEEQDMNMPPNNGIDDLIPDDDTQNSGRQEENKKDNNKNNNSQNNGN, encoded by the coding sequence ATGTCTGAAGACAATAAGAAAAAGTCAGATGAGACTAGAAAAAAGAAAACAAAGAAGAAAAAAAATGGACTGAAAATATTTTTATTGATCTTATTAATGGTTATTGTAATAGGAATTGGTGCAGTAGTTGGTATGGTAATAGCCATCGCAAAAGATGCACCAGATATTGATCCAACTAATATTGAATCTTTACTAACTCAAACTTCATTTATACTTGATGAAAATGGGAATGTAATTGAAAAGATTCAATCTGAAAAAAACGAGTATAGAACAATAGTTGAATTAAGCAAAATGCCAAAACATTTACAAAATGCCTTTATTGCTATTGAAGATGAACGATTTAGGACTCATATTGGAGTTGATCCAAAGGGAATAATTAAGTCAACAATAGACAATGTAAAAGCAGGGCATATTGTTAGAGGTGCTAGTACAATAACTCAACAATTAGCTAAAAACTTATATCTAACTAACGAAAAGAAACTAGACAGAAAAATCAAAGAAGCGTATTTATCTTTACAGATTGAAAAAGTATTAACAAAAGATCAAATTTTAGAAGCATACTTAAATAGGATATATTTAGGACAAGGGGCATATGGAGTTCAAGCTGCTGCACAAACATACTTTTCAAAGAATGTAGATGAATTAACTGTTGCAGAAAGTGCTTTACTTGCTGGAATCATAAAAAGCCCTAGTAGGTATTCTCCATATCAAACTATAAAACCAGATGACTTTAATAGTGATACACATGCAGAAATTGGACAAATAGATATATTAGGAGAAAAATATATTGCAATTTATAATGATGAATCTATAAAAAGACAAAAGCTAGTATTAAACAAAATGAAAGAATTAGGTATGATAACTGAAGTAGAATATAATGAAGCACTAAATCAAAATATTAAAGAGAGTTTAAAACCTGGTGAAAAAAAGATTACAGGAATTTCTTCCTATTTTACTGACTTTGTAAAATATCAAGCTATAAATGAAATGGTTAATCAATTAGGATATACAAGAGAACAAGCTGAAGAAGAACTCTATACAGGTGGATTAAAAATTTACTCTACTATGGATGTAAATATGCAACATAAAATTGAAGGAATATATAATAATTTTACAGAAGTATTGCTTGGAAATCCTGAAAAGATCAATGCTCCAGCTCTAGTAAGTTGGCGACTGGATAAATCCGGTAATATAATTGACGATAGAAACAATATAGTTTTCTACAAACAAGAAAACTTATTTGATGAAAACTACAATTTATTAGTAGAAAAAGGTACTTTTGAATTAATAGATAGTAACTTAGTATTAAAGAACAAAAAGTTCACTCCTTATAAAAACAATATAGATATTGGTGATTACTATACTATTGATGGCAAAAAGAACCTAGTTACACATTCAGTAGGCTCTTTAACACTATCAGAAAATGCCTTTACACTTGGAGAAAATAAAGAAATAATCATTTCAAGCAAATTTCTATCAGAAAAAAGTGACTTTTATTCTATTGACGGAAATGGTAATTTACTTATTAAATCAGATTATTTCTTTAGAAGCAAAGATGGTATAGTTCAACCTCAATCAGCAACTGTAGTTATGGATTATAGAACTGGGCATATTAAAGCACTTGTTGGTGGAAGAGATATTAAAGGAAACAAACTATTAAATAGAGCAACTTCATCCCAAAGACAGCCTGGTTCATCTATAAAGCCAATAGCAGTTTATCTTCCAGCTCTAGACAATGGCTTTACTGCAGCTACACCTATTGATGATATACCATTTCATAATGAAGCTGGAGAAATATGGCCAAAGAACTGGAACAAGAGTTATGCTGGAATAACTTCCTTAAGAAGGTCAGTAGAACAATCTGTAAATGTAAACTCTGTAAAAACATTGGAAGCTATCGGAATAAATACTTCCATGGAATATCTATCAAGGCTAGGTATTATCGATCCTGACCATCCAGAAAATGATAGTTTTGTATCAAGATCAGAAAATAAAGTAAATAATGATGAAAACTTGTCCGCTCTCGGACTTGGTGGTATGACAAAAGGTTTAACACCACTTGAAATGACTGCCGCTTATGGTGCTATTGCAAATAGCGGAACTTATATAGAACCAATTGCTTTTACAAAGATATTAGATAAGAATGGCAACACACTACTTGAAAATACACCAAATAAGAATAAGGTAGTATCTCCTGAAATAGCATTTGTTATGTCTGATATACTAAGAACTACAGTAACAAATGGTCTAGCAGGAAGAGCAAAAATGCCTAATATGCCTGTTGCAGGTAAAACTGGTACCACTCAAGACCAAGCAGATATTTGGTTTGTAGGATATACACCATATTATGTAACTGGTGTTTGGATTGGAAATGACTCTCCAAAGATAAAATTATCACAAGGTAGTAGAAAAGCAGTGGAATTTTGGAAAACAATTATGACTGATATACATGAAAACTTAGAAACTAAGAATTTTGAAAGACCAGAAAATATAGTATCTGTAAGTGTATGTAGTCAATCAGGTAAGATTCCTTCAGACCTTTGTAGTAAAGATCCTAGAGGTAGTACAATTATTACTGAGATCTTCGCAAAAGGTACTGAACCTAAAGAAAAGTGTGATGTTCATATTGAACTAACCATTGATAAAGAAACTAACAAAATTGCCAACGAATATTGTCCTGAAGATTCTGTAGAATCAAGAGTTTTCATCAAGAGAAATCCACCATATAATCCTGAAAATCATGGTGGAATAGTACCAAAAGATTATATTTATACTGCTCCTACTAAAACTTGCGATGTTCACAATCAAGAAAACACAATAAATGATTGGTTAGATAATTTGCTTGACGACGAAGATGAAAATAAAGATAAAAATGAAGATGGAGAAGAGCAAGACATGAATATGCCTCCAAATAACGGAATCGATGATTTGATACCTGATGACGATACACAAAATTCTGGAAGACAAGAAGAAAATAAAAAAGATAATAATAAAAACAATAATTCTCAAAACAATGGAAACTAA
- the spoVAE gene encoding stage V sporulation protein AE — protein sequence MEYLRAFVVGGLLCVVAQIIMDNTKLTPAHILVIYVTSGVVLTALGIYEPLIKFGGAGASVPLTGFGYALCKGVFKGVEKYGLIGAFTGGLQATAGGIAAAIIFGYIMAVVSKPKTKN from the coding sequence ATGGAATATTTAAGAGCTTTTGTAGTTGGTGGATTACTATGTGTAGTTGCTCAAATTATTATGGACAATACAAAACTTACACCTGCACATATTTTAGTAATATATGTAACATCAGGAGTAGTATTAACTGCTTTAGGAATATATGAACCACTTATCAAGTTTGGAGGTGCAGGAGCTTCTGTACCACTAACTGGTTTTGGATATGCTCTATGTAAAGGGGTTTTTAAAGGGGTTGAAAAATATGGATTGATAGGAGCATTTACGGGAGGTCTTCAAGCTACAGCAGGAGGTATTGCAGCAGCTATTATATTTGGATATATTATGGCAGTAGTTTCTAAGCCAAAAACGAAAAACTAA
- the spoVAD gene encoding stage V sporulation protein AD produces the protein MAIKRIGSQTVKMANPPSIISTATIVGPKEGEGPLKDYFDLILEDDLWQQESWEKSESKMQEEVLKMALTKANLSEGNMDYLFSGDLLNQIVVSSYSARQLSIPYFGLYGACSTMSESLSLGAMIIDGGFADKVACCTSSHFSTAERQYRYPLEYGNQRTFSAQWTVTGAGASILSSEGNGPYITYVTTGRVIDPGIVDVNNMGAAMAPAAIDTISKHFIDTGYNPDDYDLIITGDLGAIGKSIVIDLMGKEGYDLSKVYDDCGVRIFDNEAQDTHAGGSGCGCSAVVFNGFVYNQLLNGSFKRVLLISTGALHSPITMQQGESIPGIAHAVTITNVKE, from the coding sequence ATGGCTATTAAGAGAATTGGATCACAAACTGTAAAGATGGCAAATCCTCCTTCTATTATTAGTACAGCTACTATTGTAGGACCAAAAGAAGGGGAGGGACCTCTAAAAGATTATTTTGATTTAATACTGGAAGATGATTTGTGGCAACAAGAATCTTGGGAGAAAAGTGAAAGCAAAATGCAAGAAGAAGTTTTAAAAATGGCTTTAACAAAAGCAAATCTATCTGAAGGAAATATGGATTATCTTTTTTCAGGAGATTTACTAAATCAAATTGTTGTATCGTCTTATTCAGCTAGACAGTTATCTATTCCTTACTTTGGGTTATATGGAGCATGTTCTACTATGAGTGAATCCTTAAGCTTAGGTGCGATGATTATAGATGGTGGTTTTGCTGACAAAGTTGCATGCTGTACTTCTAGCCATTTTAGTACAGCTGAAAGACAATACAGATATCCATTAGAGTATGGTAATCAAAGAACATTCTCTGCTCAGTGGACAGTAACTGGTGCAGGAGCTAGTATATTGTCATCAGAAGGCAATGGACCATATATTACATATGTTACAACAGGAAGAGTAATAGATCCTGGTATTGTAGATGTTAACAATATGGGGGCAGCAATGGCACCTGCGGCTATAGATACTATTTCAAAACATTTTATAGATACAGGCTATAATCCTGATGATTATGATTTAATCATTACAGGTGATTTAGGTGCAATTGGTAAGAGTATAGTTATAGATTTGATGGGAAAAGAAGGCTATGATCTATCGAAAGTTTATGATGATTGTGGTGTAAGAATATTTGATAATGAAGCTCAAGATACTCATGCTGGAGGAAGTGGTTGTGGTTGTTCTGCAGTAGTTTTTAATGGTTTTGTATACAATCAACTTTTAAACGGGAGTTTTAAAAGGGTATTGCTCATATCTACTGGAGCTCTCCATTCACCCATTACTATGCAGCAAGGAGAGTCAATACCGGGAATAGCACATGCTGTGACTATAACAAATGTAAAAGAGTAG
- the spoVAC gene encoding stage V sporulation protein AC, producing the protein MDKLNKKDYENFAKGKIPKPTYLKNIIWAFVVGGLICTLGQLIRNWLISRGLNEEQVAAGTSILLVFLGSFLTGIGVYDKIAKFGGAGSAVPITGFANSIVSPAMEYKREGYIFGVAAKMFVIAGPVLVYGVGSSIIVGIIYLLLGGK; encoded by the coding sequence ATGGATAAGTTAAATAAAAAAGATTATGAGAATTTTGCTAAAGGTAAAATTCCAAAACCAACTTATTTAAAAAATATTATTTGGGCCTTTGTTGTAGGTGGTCTTATATGTACATTAGGGCAATTAATTAGAAATTGGCTAATATCTAGAGGATTGAATGAAGAACAGGTAGCAGCTGGAACTTCAATATTATTAGTTTTTCTTGGTTCTTTTTTAACAGGAATTGGGGTTTATGATAAAATAGCTAAATTTGGAGGGGCAGGTTCTGCTGTACCTATCACAGGCTTTGCCAATTCTATAGTTTCACCTGCTATGGAGTATAAGAGAGAAGGATATATATTTGGTGTTGCAGCTAAGATGTTTGTGATTGCAGGACCAGTACTAGTGTATGGAGTGGGAAGTTCTATCATTGTAGGGATTATATACCTTTTATTAGGAGGTAAATAA
- a CDS encoding stage V sporulation protein AB, which translates to MLKSIVLIAIGTSAGVIVGNAVAAFITLLQIIPRLIQNSDTLLYIKWYERTLILSMTLFSLAYFTNFSLKLPIYFTVILGIFFGAFIGIFSSALAEVLNVIPVLTKKLELEDYVFYLLIAIGLGKVSGSLMNWLVLVKIK; encoded by the coding sequence TTGTTAAAAAGTATAGTCTTAATTGCTATTGGGACATCTGCAGGTGTTATAGTTGGAAATGCAGTTGCAGCTTTTATTACATTGTTACAAATAATACCTAGGCTTATTCAAAATTCAGATACATTACTATATATAAAATGGTATGAAAGAACTTTGATATTAAGTATGACTTTATTTAGCTTAGCATATTTTACAAACTTTTCCTTGAAGTTACCTATTTATTTTACAGTGATATTAGGTATATTTTTTGGGGCTTTTATAGGTATTTTTTCATCTGCATTAGCAGAAGTATTAAATGTAATACCAGTACTTACAAAAAAGTTAGAATTAGAAGATTATGTATTCTATTTATTAATAGCAATAGGTTTAGGTAAGGTTTCAGGTTCATTAATGAATTGGTTAGTTTTAGTTAAGATAAAATAG
- the sigF gene encoding RNA polymerase sporulation sigma factor SigF produces MGYRESSESNLLDHEETMDLIVKAQSGDELARERLVSCNIGLVKCILKRFTNRGYEADDIFQLGCIGLIKAIDKFDTSYDVKFSTYAVPMIIGEIKRFLRDDGMIKVSRSLKQTCLKVKYAKEKLINELDREPTIQEIADEIDVDKEEIVMAIDSNYQPEYLYDVIHEKDGSPLFLIDKIKDDGGEGEEDILDTILLKEVLNNLKPRDRQIIILRYFKDKTQVEVAKLLNISQVQVSRIEKRILEDLKKMLAKA; encoded by the coding sequence ATGGGGTATAGAGAATCTAGTGAAAGCAATTTGCTTGATCATGAAGAAACTATGGATTTAATAGTTAAAGCTCAATCAGGCGATGAATTGGCAAGAGAAAGGTTAGTTAGCTGTAATATTGGCCTTGTAAAATGTATTCTTAAGAGATTTACCAATAGGGGATATGAAGCAGATGATATATTTCAATTAGGTTGTATTGGACTCATTAAAGCTATTGATAAATTTGATACTTCTTATGATGTTAAATTTTCAACATATGCTGTTCCAATGATTATAGGTGAAATAAAGAGGTTTTTAAGGGATGACGGAATGATTAAAGTAAGTAGGTCTCTTAAACAAACTTGCTTAAAGGTTAAATATGCAAAAGAAAAATTAATAAACGAGTTAGATAGAGAACCTACTATTCAAGAAATTGCAGATGAAATAGATGTAGATAAAGAAGAAATAGTTATGGCGATAGATTCAAATTATCAACCTGAATACTTGTATGATGTCATACATGAAAAAGATGGTTCGCCACTTTTTCTTATAGATAAAATAAAGGATGATGGTGGTGAAGGAGAAGAAGATATATTAGATACAATTTTATTAAAAGAGGTACTCAATAATTTAAAGCCTAGAGATAGGCAAATCATTATTCTTAGGTATTTTAAAGATAAAACTCAAGTTGAAGTAGCTAAATTACTAAACATTTCTCAAGTGCAGGTTTCAAGAATAGAGAAGAGGATATTAGAAGATTTAAAAAAAATGTTAGCTAAGGCATAA
- the spoIIAB gene encoding anti-sigma F factor, translating to MKLEFSSKSTNESFARVAVAAFASQLDPTIEEISDIKTAVSEAVTNAVIHGYENGEGIVTIEAIIQGNEIQIIIKDSGRGIDDLKTAMEPFYTSKPELERSGMGFTVMETFMDGLEVTSEVGKGTVVKMTKKFESLSTGE from the coding sequence ATGAAGCTTGAATTTTCTAGTAAGTCTACAAATGAATCTTTTGCAAGAGTAGCTGTTGCAGCCTTTGCTTCTCAATTAGATCCTACTATAGAAGAAATATCTGATATAAAAACAGCTGTTTCAGAGGCAGTTACCAACGCAGTTATACATGGCTATGAAAATGGAGAAGGTATAGTAACTATTGAAGCTATTATACAAGGAAATGAAATACAAATAATAATTAAAGATTCAGGCAGGGGAATAGACGATTTAAAAACAGCAATGGAACCTTTTTATACATCAAAGCCTGAACTTGAAAGGTCTGGTATGGGCTTTACTGTTATGGAAACCTTTATGGACGGATTAGAAGTAACAAGTGAAGTGGGTAAGGGCACAGTGGTTAAAATGACTAAAAAATTTGAAAGTCTTTCTACTGGGGAGTAG
- a CDS encoding STAS domain-containing protein (This anti-anti-sigma factor, or anti-sigma factor antagonist, belongs to a family that includes characterized members SpoIIAA, RsbV, RsfA, and RsfB.), which produces MQLILDTIDENLIVKFKGELDHHSSEASREKIDEWYYDKLKKNIIFDLRELNFMDSSGIGLLMARYKMCSENGGKVLIVNDNQNIQRILRMSGILKIIDVYSSIDDALKNSIGE; this is translated from the coding sequence TTGCAATTAATATTAGATACTATTGATGAAAATTTGATAGTTAAATTTAAGGGGGAGTTAGATCACCATAGTTCAGAAGCATCTAGAGAAAAAATAGATGAATGGTATTATGACAAGCTAAAAAAGAATATTATATTTGATTTAAGAGAACTAAATTTTATGGATAGTTCTGGTATTGGACTTTTAATGGCAAGATATAAGATGTGCAGTGAAAATGGTGGAAAGGTTTTAATTGTAAATGACAATCAAAATATACAAAGAATACTAAGAATGTCAGGAATTTTAAAAATCATAGATGTTTATAGTTCTATTGATGATGCATTAAAAAATAGTATAGGGGAGTGA
- a CDS encoding bifunctional 5,10-methylenetetrahydrofolate dehydrogenase/5,10-methenyltetrahydrofolate cyclohydrolase yields the protein MANILKGKVVADSIKENIKENVLKLKAEGISPTLGILRVGKNPDDIAYERSILKNCENVGINGVVYEVKEDITTEELVNKLNILNNDANIHGILIFRPLPKHIDEKLISNTINPLKDVDCMNPLNLEKIFEGNTDGFAPCTPKAAMKILEYYDIPLEGANAVVVNRSMVVGKPLSMMLLSKNATVTICHSRTKNLSKLTNEADIVVTALGRAKFFDEEYFNENSTVIDVGISLDEQGKICGDVNTEIVSNIAKNVTPVPGGVGSVTTSILLSHVIVAINNLK from the coding sequence ATGGCTAATATTTTAAAAGGTAAGGTTGTTGCTGATAGTATAAAAGAAAATATAAAGGAAAATGTTTTAAAGCTAAAAGCAGAAGGAATAAGTCCAACATTGGGAATACTAAGAGTTGGGAAAAATCCCGATGATATAGCCTATGAAAGAAGTATTTTAAAGAATTGCGAAAATGTTGGGATAAATGGAGTTGTATATGAAGTAAAAGAGGATATTACTACTGAAGAATTAGTAAATAAATTAAATATTCTCAATAATGATGCAAATATCCATGGAATACTAATTTTTAGACCTCTTCCAAAGCATATAGATGAAAAGTTGATAAGTAACACAATAAACCCATTAAAAGATGTCGATTGTATGAATCCGCTAAACCTAGAGAAGATATTTGAAGGAAACACTGATGGGTTTGCACCTTGTACACCAAAAGCTGCTATGAAGATTTTGGAATACTATGATATACCACTTGAAGGTGCAAATGCCGTAGTTGTTAATAGAAGTATGGTTGTTGGAAAGCCACTTTCTATGATGCTTTTAAGCAAAAATGCTACAGTTACTATTTGTCATTCAAGGACAAAGAACCTTAGTAAACTAACTAATGAAGCAGATATAGTTGTTACTGCATTAGGTAGAGCAAAATTTTTTGATGAAGAATATTTTAATGAAAATTCCACAGTTATTGATGTAGGAATTAGTTTAGATGAACAAGGTAAAATATGTGGAGATGTAAACACTGAAATTGTATCTAATATAGCCAAAAATGTAACTCCTGTTCCAGGAGGAGTAGGAAGTGTAACAACATCAATTCTTTTAAGCCATGTAATAGTTGCTATAAATAATTTGAAATAG
- a CDS encoding Na+/H+ antiporter NhaC family protein translates to MDKKRFFVLVLLFVLILSLPVFAEGEEEIPNFGWISILPPLIAIVLAFVTKQVLLSLFLGIFIGATMLNGWNPFFGFLRSLDEFIVGSLADSWNAAIIIFLLTIGGMVGIVNKMGGTTAIAESLSKKIKNPRTAQLFTWLLGVLVFFDDYANTLIVGPTMRPLTDKMNVSKEKLSYIIDSTSAPVVGIALISTWVGYEIGVIRNVYQTLGIEANYYQVFLKTIPYNYYCVFSVLFVLLLIFFQRDYGPMYQAEKRARLTGKVLADNAKPMSSDEITKMEIKKGMKLKASNAIVPILTLVIVAFVGLWYNGYLALEGGVDPFTAEGMRACFGEADSSIVLLWASFASSVVAIIMALVQKILDMNEVFDAWVDGAKSMSMACMILVLAWSLGSVTKSVGTANFLVGVVSNKIPYGILPIIVFIISGIISFATGTAWGTMAIVIPLAVPLAEGFILNGGADPSLLVITLGTVMSGAIFGDHCSPISDTTIMSSMSSGADHLHHVKTQMSYALSVGIVSGICYLIAGFTGANQWLILLIGIAILLGMIRFLGKSVKEEDLKKEVTNS, encoded by the coding sequence ATGGACAAAAAGAGATTTTTCGTACTCGTATTACTATTTGTTCTAATATTATCCCTACCAGTATTTGCAGAAGGAGAAGAGGAAATACCAAACTTTGGTTGGATTTCTATCTTACCACCGTTAATAGCAATAGTGTTAGCTTTTGTCACTAAACAAGTTTTGCTATCTTTATTTTTAGGTATTTTTATAGGCGCAACGATGCTCAATGGTTGGAATCCTTTCTTTGGGTTCCTAAGAAGCTTAGACGAATTTATAGTTGGTTCATTAGCAGATTCATGGAACGCTGCTATTATTATTTTCTTGTTGACAATTGGTGGTATGGTAGGAATAGTTAACAAGATGGGTGGTACTACTGCAATTGCTGAATCTTTAAGCAAAAAGATTAAAAATCCTAGAACAGCCCAATTATTCACTTGGCTTCTAGGGGTACTAGTTTTCTTTGATGATTATGCAAATACACTTATAGTTGGTCCAACTATGAGACCACTGACAGATAAGATGAATGTATCAAAAGAAAAACTTTCTTATATTATTGACTCTACATCTGCCCCTGTAGTAGGTATAGCACTTATTTCTACGTGGGTTGGATATGAAATTGGAGTTATAAGAAATGTATATCAAACCTTAGGTATTGAAGCAAATTATTATCAAGTATTCTTAAAAACTATTCCTTATAATTATTATTGTGTTTTTTCAGTTTTATTTGTATTATTATTGATATTCTTCCAGAGAGATTATGGTCCTATGTATCAAGCGGAAAAAAGGGCAAGACTTACTGGAAAAGTTCTTGCAGATAATGCAAAACCTATGTCTAGTGATGAGATAACTAAGATGGAAATAAAAAAGGGTATGAAATTAAAGGCTTCTAATGCTATAGTTCCTATTTTGACATTAGTTATAGTAGCTTTTGTTGGACTTTGGTACAATGGTTATCTTGCACTAGAAGGTGGAGTAGACCCATTTACTGCAGAAGGTATGAGGGCTTGTTTTGGAGAAGCTGATTCTAGTATTGTACTTCTTTGGGCTTCTTTTGCTTCAAGTGTTGTGGCGATAATCATGGCATTAGTACAAAAGATTTTAGATATGAACGAAGTATTTGATGCGTGGGTAGATGGAGCAAAATCAATGTCTATGGCTTGTATGATACTTGTATTAGCTTGGTCTCTAGGTAGTGTTACAAAATCAGTAGGAACAGCTAATTTCTTAGTAGGAGTTGTATCTAACAAGATACCATATGGAATTTTGCCTATAATTGTATTTATTATTTCTGGTATTATTTCTTTTGCTACTGGAACTGCTTGGGGAACAATGGCTATAGTTATTCCACTTGCTGTACCACTAGCTGAAGGATTTATACTAAATGGTGGTGCAGATCCAAGTTTATTAGTAATTACTTTGGGTACTGTAATGTCTGGTGCAATATTTGGTGACCACTGTTCACCTATATCAGATACCACCATTATGTCTTCTATGTCTTCTGGCGCTGACCACTTACACCATGTTAAGACCCAAATGTCCTATGCTTTATCTGTAGGAATTGTATCAGGTATATGTTATCTAATAGCTGGATTTACAGGAGCTAATCAATGGTTAATATTATTGATTGGAATTGCAATTTTGCTTGGAATGATTCGCTTCTTAGGTAAATCAGTAAAAGAAGAAGATTTAAAAAAAGAAGTAACAAATAGTTAA
- a CDS encoding C40 family peptidase, translating to MATIIIIVMLSSIVFADTGVFINSFSLKNKNGTITEFAEEDVVDIERESENTYIIGKGSEYFEVPKSEVLKTKVSKKDYKVLEKTFLLDKPEESGNIIKTLNPGEIVNLVRSVGDWGIFVTEDMNKGFGMLKYFKGNPSEEAFISHGLATVDKVIKYDNNKYYVLEIGETTPIKDYRDKKFIALDENGCEFSIPKTCMKLNDGKGSTSRNIISRKTSNLNKVINDAYSKIGRPYVYGDKGSRGFDCSGFTCSVYEASMGIELNRSSRDQSLNGISVERSELKPGDLIFFNTSGNGISHVGLYIGDGKMIHASTSNSQIEIADINSKYYSSRYVKARRIITK from the coding sequence TTGGCGACAATTATTATTATTGTCATGTTATCATCTATAGTGTTTGCTGATACAGGGGTTTTTATTAACAGTTTTAGTTTAAAAAATAAAAATGGTACTATTACAGAGTTTGCAGAAGAAGACGTTGTGGATATAGAAAGAGAAAGCGAAAATACATATATAATAGGAAAAGGCTCAGAATATTTTGAAGTACCAAAATCTGAGGTTTTAAAAACTAAGGTTAGCAAAAAAGATTATAAAGTACTAGAAAAAACTTTTCTTTTGGACAAACCAGAGGAAAGTGGTAATATTATAAAAACATTGAATCCAGGGGAGATTGTAAATTTAGTTAGAAGTGTTGGAGACTGGGGAATATTTGTTACTGAAGATATGAATAAAGGTTTTGGCATGTTAAAATATTTCAAGGGAAATCCATCAGAAGAAGCTTTTATATCACATGGATTGGCAACTGTAGATAAGGTTATTAAATATGATAACAATAAATATTATGTGCTAGAAATTGGAGAAACTACTCCGATTAAAGATTATAGAGATAAAAAGTTTATAGCATTAGATGAAAACGGATGTGAGTTTAGTATACCTAAAACTTGTATGAAATTAAATGATGGTAAGGGATCTACATCAAGAAATATAATATCAAGAAAAACATCCAATTTAAATAAGGTAATCAATGATGCTTATAGTAAGATTGGTAGACCGTATGTATATGGTGATAAGGGTAGTAGAGGATTTGACTGTTCAGGGTTTACATGTAGTGTTTATGAAGCGAGTATGGGAATAGAGCTAAATAGATCTTCAAGAGATCAATCATTAAATGGTATTTCTGTTGAGAGATCGGAATTAAAACCAGGAGATTTAATCTTTTTTAATACATCTGGTAATGGTATATCTCATGTAGGGCTTTATATTGGTGATGGAAAAATGATTCATGCTTCTACAAGCAATAGTCAAATTGAAATAGCGGATATTAATTCTAAGTATTATAGCTCTAGATATGTAAAGGCTAGAAGAATTATTACGAAGTAG